CGACACGCGCACAGGTAGCAGCTTTTATCTATCAGGCGTTAGTCCGTTCTGGTCAAGCCTCAGCAATTAGTTCGCCCTATATTGTAGCTGTTCAACCTACTACACCTACACCGATATCTGTAACCATTCCCCAAGGGACTGCGATTCCGGTGAAGTATGATCAGGCAGAAAAAATTCTGGTGACCAAAAATGAAACAGCACCTTTGACTCTGACAGTAGACCAAAATGTAGTTACCCAAGAAGGTACTGTAGTAATTCCGGCTGGTAGTCAAGTTTTCGGTAAACTCAAACCTGCTCAAGGCGGTTCTCAATTCGTTGCTGAGAAGTTAGTTTTAACGACAGGTGAAGAGTATCAGATTAACGCCTCATCAGAAGTGATTACTAAAACTGAAACCATTAGAAAGGGTACTAGCACCAATACAATTATCAAGAATACTGTATTAGGTGCTGGTGCGGCGGCGGCGGTGTCTGCTGTCACAGGCGATCGCGCGGTGGCTACAGAAGAAGTGCTGGGTGGTGCGGCTATCGGTGGTTTGATTGGTCTGTTCTTTGGCAGAAACAGCGTTGACTTAATTGCGATCGCACCAGATACCGATTTACAAATGACCATCAATCAACAGTTCCTGGTTTCAGTTAAATAGTCTTGGTCATTGGTCATTGGTCATTGGTCATTGGTAAGTTACCTTCTTCTCCCCCCTGCCTATTCTCCCCCCTGCTCCCTGCTCCCTGCTCCCCTGCTTCCTCATAGGCAACCAAATTATAAAAGTAGTTCCCGGTGCATCGGCTGAAGACATAGATGAGTTAATTGCAGGGCTGAAAATTTCAATTTCGCCCTGCATTTGTTGTATTAATTGTTGGGCGATCGCTAGTCCCAAACCACTTCCAGGAATTTCAGTTTGCGCTTGTACTCCCCGATAATGGCGTTCTCCCAAATGTGCTAAATCTTCTGGTGGAATTCCCGACCCAGTATTACTAATAGCAATTCCTTGAAAATTAGCTTTTTCTTGTCCTACCTGAATTAAAATCTTGCCACCGGGAGGGGTATATTTTAGGGCATTATCAATTATGTTGCTGAATACTTCTTGTAATGCTTTGACATTGGCGTATATCGGTGGCAAATTCCCAGGAATTTCGGTTTTCAGTTGTAGATGACGCTCCTGTGCTATTGCTTGAGCTGATACTAATAATGGTGTTAATAAATCAACTACAAAGCAATCAGTTTCTTTGTCTCCTGTTCCCGGCAATAATAGTGCTGGTTTGGGTTCTCTTTGTACAGTTGCTTCTACAAATACTTCGTGTTCGGGCAATGACTTGGGCGCGAAATCGGCCTCTGTCCAATCAATTACTTGATCGAATTGTTGCAGCAATTCTTCGAGGCGATCGCTTTCCCGGACGATATTCGCTCCTACGTCTCGGTTGGGATCACCTGCTCGCAGTCGTTTTAATAGCAGTTTGCCAAAGGTTCTGATTGCTGTCAGGGGGTTACGAAATTGGTGCAGCAGGTTATCGAGCAAATCTCGCTGCTGTTCTTGGAGAATTTGTTGTTGATGTAGCTGATGCTGTAACCAAGCTCGACGTTGATCTAGAATACAGGCGATCGCCAGCGTTTGGGCTATTTTTTGAATTTCGCTTTGCTCTTGTTCATTCCATGCCCGATCTTCTCTACCCGTCACCAATAGCCCCATCATCACACCTTCATGGATCAAAGGCAGCACAATTTGGCGTTCACTCAGAGGAGATTCCTGATTTAAATCTGGTTGTTCAGCATCTGGTTTTTTTGTGTCCTGTGATGAAATCGGTGATCCCGTCCCGGCTTTCAATAACTTACTGTCTGGCTGAGGTACTACCAAAACATCGGCTACTGTCGCCTGAGCAATTTCTGCCCCTGGTTGTAATACTGCTGTCTCCGGGTAAACCACCACAGGAATTAGTTTCGCCTCACCAGACGGAGCATCTACCAATTCTTGTGTTAAGTAAACAACACTCAAAGAAGCGCCCAGCCCTTGGGTTAGCAGTGCTATTTGCTCTCGACATAGAGCAACAAAATCTGAACTGGCAGACATTAACATTTTTAGCTTTTGCTCAGGATCACAGAATTTGAGGGAAGATAGAAGGAAGTTGCTTTATTTTTTCTTACTCTTTTAATAAAGCTTAACTAAATCTTTGCAGTAATGGTTTGCACCAGGGGATTATATGCGTTACCAACTTCATATATTATTTCTTATGTATCAAAACTTTAAAAACTATTGATATTTTGAACTAGAACTTATATAATTGCGACGGATTTTGTAGCTATAACTACAATCTATAGCTTGAAAGAGGAGGAAAATAGTTTGGCTAGAAGACGTAAGCGGAAAAGTCGTCGTCGCCAAGAAGGACGACGCATTCTAGAACACGTGCCTCAATATAGCATCGAAAGTGGCGAAGAAAAACCTGTGACAGCAGCGAGAAAATTCATTCAAGCTGAAGGAATCGCGCCACCCGCATTGCTACTTGTAAAGCGAAATGAACACACCACAGACCGTTATTTCTGGGCAGAAAAAGGGCTGTTTGGCGCTCAATACGTAGAAGAAAACCATTTCTTGTTTCCCAGCCTGCGGACATTAGAATCTCCAGCAGGTATAGAACCAGTGGCTATGGCTAGTAGCCGCTAAATTATAAATGGTTATCTTAAAGTAACCTAATGTGGCTTCTGACAATCATTTAACTGGTAAAGTTGCTCAGTTTATGCAAAGTTTTTGTTTTTTTTAAGTTTGTAACTGATTTGCCAGTATATCCAGTCGAGTTAATCGCACTTAATTGGAAAATCAACTTCTTCTCAAACCACGTTAGTTTGTATAGGTTGATCTCTAGTCAAATGATGCACAGGGGAGTCAGATAGAGCAAAATGCATCCGCAAGTGAGAGTTGAGTTGCGCTCTCCCCTAATGGATTGCCTAAGAGGCTCTGTAAACAGATATAATATTTTCCCTGCGATGCCATTGTCGTAGGGAAAACTTATATAGCCCTGCCAACTTTGTCCTCCTCCCTCATGTTTATTCCGCAGATTTTAACTGTAAAACCCTCTGTAACTCCATGAGTTCATCTCGATGGGCAATTATAGTAATTTTACTTGGAGAGGGTAATTCACCCTGGTTTGCTTCTTCTATCTGGAACGATACCTTTTCAAATCTTCCGGCTTTTTGCCAATAAAACAGCCCGCTTAAAGGTGACAGTAGTACTAATCCGAGAAACAAAGGACCGAAGTTAGGAAAAAGCAGCCATAAAACTAATGCTAGACAGAGCATACCCGCAGATGCTAACAGTGTTAAAAACACTGCTAAAAACCAACTCGGTTGAACAAAACCTTCAAAAATGACTTGATTTTTTTCTCGGTCTATTGCTGCTACTTGGTAAGAACGTGAGCGAAAATACTCCTTAACCTGGGCCATTAAAGCAGTTTCATCTTGTTCAGATACAAGTTGTGCTTTTGTTGTGCGGTCTTTGGTTGAGGCGCGAATAAAGAAAAACAGCCCCACTAATAACAACAAGGTGAGCAGCAACGTAGATGGGACAATTGCAGTATCCATAACTAAATTATTATTGTATTGATTTCGGAGACATCATTGATGAGCAATTATTCATTTATTCATTAAATTGTCCTCCCCTTTCTGTAATCTTGCCAAAGATGCGCCAAATTTTGTGATCGTTCTTGCCATTCTGGAGAAACTTGGTACATTCGCCGGGGTCTTCCTCGCCCTTCGAGTTTCTTCCAATACCCAGTAATCGCCCTTTCGTCTTCGAGAAATTTAATCGCAGTATAAAGTACCGTATCCGAAAGTCGATAGCTTGGGTATTCAGTTTCCAGTCGCTGGATTAACTCAGTTCCGTAGGAATCACCCTGTAATAGAATATACAAGATGTAACAAACTGCTACTTCCTGACAGAGATAAGTTGGCGGAGGATTCTCAAAGAATTGATATATATCCTCAAGTTTCATGGTTTAGTGAATGGCGAAAAAATGCCTGATAATAGTGGTATTTAAAATCCTGGTAGTCAGTATATAGTGTTACTACCAAATAAGCAGTTATATCTGGCTACCTAGGCAGGTTTTTCAAAGGGTAAACATTAAAACAATTACCCACGCGGCTAAACGCGGGACGAATTTGCAAGTTTGAGGAGCGCAAAATATCACACTCCTACCCAAGTTATAGGTATTGTGGAGAGGAGCAATTAAAGCGATCGCCTGGACAGCTTCCAGGTGTCAAGTGATGCCAAACTGGTGAGAACTGCCTAAACATAAAATGCCATCGAAGAAATTTTACAAGCAAAATGCCGTTTTGTCTGCAAAAGTTAATAAACACTTTGTTTTACGGTGATTATCCCAGTAAACAACCTCAGAAATTTAGGTATGTGAAAAGTCGGGATAAAAACCTATAAGCTTGTAGACACAATCAAATAAGCATTCAACACTGACTATCTGGACTTGAGATCCTCATATCCCATCTGGTAAGTGTGATATTAAATTTAACAAGTCCTTAGCACATTGGTGATCAGTATGTCACAAAATTCCGACAGCCCATCGTCTTCCTCTAATCTCCGTGCGATCGCCCAAACCTTTCGTCTAACAGGTTGGATTAGTTTTTGGATTCAACTAGTCTTAGGCGTTGTTTCGGCCATTATTGTGCTGCTATTTGCCATCTTTAGTCAGCAGCGAACTGGCACAGGTAATAATCCTGGGACTGGGTTTGGCGTATTTTTAGCAGTTTGCGGAATTCTGATTTTAGGTGGCGGCATTTATTTGGCTTATCGCTATACCAGAATAGGTAATCAATTGCAATCCTCAAATCCCAGTAACCGCCCTCGCAAAAGTGAAACCTTGCAAGTATTACGCCTGGGACTGTGGATTAATTTAGTGGGAATGCTAGTAACATTATTGGGCGCACAAGCGATCGTGGGGACATTGGTAGCCAGGTCGATATCTCCCCAAGCTGCAACCACTCAATTATTTGACCCCACGCGGATTATTAGCGGTTTAGATATGCTTGTAGTCCAGGCAAATATCAACACCGTCTCAGCCCACTTTGCAGGGCTTGCAGTGTCGATTTGGCTACTCAATCGGATTACCCGAATGTAACAGATTTAGTCCGAATCAGAATTAATATAGAATTTTCTAGCTTGAGCAAGATTAGCAGAACGAAATTGTTAGATTGGCAATTCCTGCCCTAGCAAGTCAAAATCAGGATATGCTGATGTTTTGGCAAGAAGACACTAGGCAAAAAAACCGAGAAAAATCTGTGCTGGATATTAAGCAAATACGGGAAAATCCCCAATTAATCCAAGAACGCTTGAACAGTCGTAGTGGTAAATACGACATCGAACCGATTTTACAGTTAGACAAGCAACAACGGGAACTGGAGGGGACACGCAGTCAACTTCAAGCCCGCAGCAACGAAATTGGTAAGCTTGTAGGACAGAAAATTAAATCTGGTACTGATCCTCAATCTCCAGAAATTCAAGCCCTGCGCGACGAAGGGAACTCTGTTAAAGCCCAATTAAGTGAACTGGAACCCCAAGAAAAAGCCCTCAAAGCCGAAATTGAGCAACTGGTGTTAGCACTTCCTAATTTACCCAGTGAGTTCACACCTTTTGGCACAAGTGAAGATGATAATCAAGAGGTGCGACGCTGGGGTGATGAATATCTCCCGCAAAACCCGAAGATTATTCCCCATTGGGAAATCGGCGAAAAAATGGGTATTCTCAACTTTGAGCGGGCTGTGAAAGTTGCCCAAAGTCGGTTTGTAACTCTGGTTGGTGCAGGTGCGGCTTTAGAAAGGGCATTAATTCAGTTTATGCTGAAGACGCAAACCGAAGCCGGCTATGTAGAAGTTAGTCCGCCGTTGTTAGTGAATACTGATGCTTTAACCGGAACAGGTCAGTTACCGAAATTTGCCGAAGAAAGTTTTAAATGTGCTGATGATGAATTGTGGTTGATACCCACAGCAGAAGTTCCCGTTACCAACCTTTACCGGGGAGAAATTTTAGCTGCGGAAGAGTTACCAATTTATCACTGTGCTTATACTCCCTGTTTTCGTCGAGAAGCGGGAAGTTATGGGCGAGATATGCGGGGTTTAATTCGTCTGCATCA
The window above is part of the Nodularia spumigena CCY9414 genome. Proteins encoded here:
- a CDS encoding PadR family transcriptional regulator, with translation MKLEDIYQFFENPPPTYLCQEVAVCYILYILLQGDSYGTELIQRLETEYPSYRLSDTVLYTAIKFLEDERAITGYWKKLEGRGRPRRMYQVSPEWQERSQNLAHLWQDYRKGRTI
- a CDS encoding cofactor assembly of complex C subunit B translates to MDTAIVPSTLLLTLLLLVGLFFFIRASTKDRTTKAQLVSEQDETALMAQVKEYFRSRSYQVAAIDREKNQVIFEGFVQPSWFLAVFLTLLASAGMLCLALVLWLLFPNFGPLFLGLVLLSPLSGLFYWQKAGRFEKVSFQIEEANQGELPSPSKITIIAHRDELMELQRVLQLKSAE
- a CDS encoding S-layer homology domain-containing protein, translated to MFNLNRWQSGTAAFMALSVTVGAVAPLMTAAPALAQTRFSDIPSNYWAAQFIQQLSQRGVIAGFPDGSFRPEQPVTRAQFATMVTNAFSSTPERQAINFVDVPSNFWASNAIRQSYVNGFLSGYPGNRFEPNQAIPRQQALVALANGLNYSPTANAQSTLQTFSDNFNIADWARSPVAAATEQRIVVNYPNVQFLNPTATATRAQVAAFIYQALVRSGQASAISSPYIVAVQPTTPTPISVTIPQGTAIPVKYDQAEKILVTKNETAPLTLTVDQNVVTQEGTVVIPAGSQVFGKLKPAQGGSQFVAEKLVLTTGEEYQINASSEVITKTETIRKGTSTNTIIKNTVLGAGAAAAVSAVTGDRAVATEEVLGGAAIGGLIGLFFGRNSVDLIAIAPDTDLQMTINQQFLVSVK
- a CDS encoding DUF3155 domain-containing protein, whose translation is MARRRKRKSRRRQEGRRILEHVPQYSIESGEEKPVTAARKFIQAEGIAPPALLLVKRNEHTTDRYFWAEKGLFGAQYVEENHFLFPSLRTLESPAGIEPVAMASSR
- a CDS encoding GAF domain-containing sensor histidine kinase; the encoded protein is MLMSASSDFVALCREQIALLTQGLGASLSVVYLTQELVDAPSGEAKLIPVVVYPETAVLQPGAEIAQATVADVLVVPQPDSKLLKAGTGSPISSQDTKKPDAEQPDLNQESPLSERQIVLPLIHEGVMMGLLVTGREDRAWNEQEQSEIQKIAQTLAIACILDQRRAWLQHQLHQQQILQEQQRDLLDNLLHQFRNPLTAIRTFGKLLLKRLRAGDPNRDVGANIVRESDRLEELLQQFDQVIDWTEADFAPKSLPEHEVFVEATVQREPKPALLLPGTGDKETDCFVVDLLTPLLVSAQAIAQERHLQLKTEIPGNLPPIYANVKALQEVFSNIIDNALKYTPPGGKILIQVGQEKANFQGIAISNTGSGIPPEDLAHLGERHYRGVQAQTEIPGSGLGLAIAQQLIQQMQGEIEIFSPAINSSMSSADAPGTTFIIWLPMRKQGSREQGAGGRIGRGEKKVTYQ
- the serS gene encoding serine--tRNA ligase translates to MLDIKQIRENPQLIQERLNSRSGKYDIEPILQLDKQQRELEGTRSQLQARSNEIGKLVGQKIKSGTDPQSPEIQALRDEGNSVKAQLSELEPQEKALKAEIEQLVLALPNLPSEFTPFGTSEDDNQEVRRWGDEYLPQNPKIIPHWEIGEKMGILNFERAVKVAQSRFVTLVGAGAALERALIQFMLKTQTEAGYVEVSPPLLVNTDALTGTGQLPKFAEESFKCADDELWLIPTAEVPVTNLYRGEILAAEELPIYHCAYTPCFRREAGSYGRDMRGLIRLHQFNKVELVKVVHPSSSFEELEKLVVNAEAILQALKLPYRVINLCTADLGFGATKTYDLEVWLPSSGKYREISSCSNCVDFQARRADIRFKEAGKKGTQFVHTLNGSGLAVGRTMAAILENYQQPDGTIKVPAVLQPYLGREVL
- a CDS encoding DUF3611 family protein — translated: MSQNSDSPSSSSNLRAIAQTFRLTGWISFWIQLVLGVVSAIIVLLFAIFSQQRTGTGNNPGTGFGVFLAVCGILILGGGIYLAYRYTRIGNQLQSSNPSNRPRKSETLQVLRLGLWINLVGMLVTLLGAQAIVGTLVARSISPQAATTQLFDPTRIISGLDMLVVQANINTVSAHFAGLAVSIWLLNRITRM